Below is a genomic region from Onychostoma macrolepis isolate SWU-2019 chromosome 15, ASM1243209v1, whole genome shotgun sequence.
TACATCAGTAGTCTTAATGGCaaactttcatatatatttgtttaggaaAGATtctatattgatttatttattaacacttacaaaagaacattttataggTTTACTAAGATCTGTGTAAATGTTTTCCTCTATGTATTCTTGCATTATGATCTAGCTCTATCACAGTGTTTCCCAGTATTTTCCCTACAGACCCATCATTAATGCTCCAATACCCTGTTTGTCAACAAACCAGAAATGAGCTGCTCTTAATTGATATTATACTCAATATCATTCAACATTATCATTCATTTTAAGTGCCCATTTTTACAACAAcctttaaatacaaaaacaaaatacagtgGATGAAAAAGCTTTAAAGTATAGTGTCCACATTTAATGAGACACCTGAGCTTATTTGTCTTTCACAGGTTTTAACAGTTCTGGGGGCAATTATAGAGAAACTTTCTCAAAGAACAAACAGCAAATTTCTTTACAATACAGAATTTATGACTTGGATACGAATGGCAAACACTAAGTCTGTCTCTTTCATGCTCTCAATATCTTTCTAGGCTGTGGGCTGGAGTTCCTGCTGGTACTCTGTGGGCTGGAGCTCTCCTGGTCCTGCCCACGTCACTGCATATGCTACATGGCCCCCAGCACCGTCAGCTGCCAAGCCCACAACTTCCTGTCCGTCCCGGAAGGCATTCCTCCGCACAGTGAGCGCATCTTCCTCCAAAACAACAAGATCCATCGACTACTGCGGGGCCATTTTAGCCTTACTACGGTCACTCTTTGGATTTACTCCAACAATATCACATATATCGAACCAACTACTTTCCATGGGTTCACCTTGCTGGAGGAATTGGACCTGGGAGACAATCGCCACCTACGTTCACTGTCTGCAGAAACCTTTCATGGGCTGGGCCGGCTCCATGCCCTCCATCTATACCGCTGTGGCCTCAGTGCACTGCCGAATAACATCTTCCAGGGTCTCCGCAACCTCCAGTATCTGTACTTGCAGGTGAGACACTCACATAACTGCTTGCGTAACAAAATGAAATGGCACTGGATGTCATCTTGTACTATTGTTGTAGTATAAATGTAACCAATATTTTGTTTCTGCGTCTAAAGGACAACCATTTGGAGTATCTGCAGGATGATCTTTTTGGGGACTTGCACAACTTGAGCCACCTGTTTCTTCACGGGAACCGTCTGTGGAGCCTGCACCAAAATACATTTAGAGGACTGGGTGCTTTAGACCGGCTGCTACTACACCACAACCAACTTCAGTGGGTGGACCGCCTGGCATTCCACGACCTGCGGCGGCTCACTACCCTCTATTTGTTCAACAACTCCTTGACAGAGCTGGCTGGAGAGTGTCTGACCCAGCTGCCTGCACTGGAGTACCTTCGGCTCAACGACAACCCTTGGGAGTGTGACTGTAAGGCTTTATCACTGTGGGACTGGCTCAAAAAGTTTCGGGGGTCCACGTCGTCAGTGGGTTGCATGGCACCGGCAGAATTGGCAGGCAAAGATCTGAAGCAACTGAAGAAAGAGGACTTCCCAAATTGTTCTGGATCTGAGTCCCTGCACCAAAGTAAGACCAAGACTTGGGCAGGAACGGATAAGGTCTCACTGAAGCAGGAACCCCACCCTGCCCAGCCTCCACAAACACACCCACACCACCCCCAACTGAATGAACAATACCCTTCCCCTCCCTCTCCCCTGCCCCAGCCACCCCCTGCCATAAATGGTGTACATGCAGGATCAGGAGGGTCTCCAGGCATAGTCCCTGCTCAGAGGCCCGGCCGCTCTCGGAACTGCACACGCCAGCGTGTCAGGGGCAGCAAGGGAAAAGGACCTAACGAGGTCCACACCTTAAAGGAGATGGCGGATAAGGAGTACTCCTCTCCTGATTTCACCGGGAAATATGATGAAACATCTTCTGATGGTTCAAACACCCGCAGAAAGCACAAATGTACCCCCCGGACCTCTGTGCGTCCCCCTAGTGGGGTCCAGCAAGCCACCAACTGGGGACACTCTCATCATACACATTTCTTTCTCTCTAGTATTCTGGGACTGCTTGTGATCATTCTGCGCTGAACTCTGATGCTGGACCATCGTGGCATCACAGATACGCCGCAGTCCCCAGATCAGCTCTAGCTCCAGCATTACCAGGCCTActaatgtgtgtatgtttgtgtgtgtatgtgtgagtgaaAATGTGTACTACATTGTATAAGGAGTTTTGCCATTTAGACTGAAATAGATGAACACTGAACAGCGGATGTTATAAACTCCAAATTTGGGTTGGGTAACAAGAAGAATAGTGAAGCAAACTGAACATGCTTGCACTGCCACTGTTGTTGTTCTTagttttttgaattttttgatTTTTTCCATTTCCTGTCGGTCTGGTCTGTCCCCCTCTAAATGGAAAACCATTTCAATGAAAGAAAGCACAGATAACCAAATAAATGTGTAGAAAGAATGTGTAATAGGAGGCACAAGTTTGCAACATAAATGGAGATTGTGTTTAGAAAGCATGTCCTACTGCTTCATTTTTCTACAACATATAGAAACAAACATATAGGAGACCATCAAATGCTCCTAACTGTATAAGTACATTGTCCTgtgttaaatatattacattattgcCAAATagatacacaaatatattagtGTAAGTTCTCCGATGTTCAGGAGTTTCAACCATTGGTAGGACTTGCTTTCTTCACCCATGGAATATTATACACAGAATGACGTGAAACACAAAGTGTTGTATGAAATGAAAACAGTGTTATAAACAGTCCTCCTAAACTGAATAGCCAGTACATCAGCACATACATTCTCCTTACCTCAGAAAAGTTAAGGCCTAAATACAACATTATTTTcactttagatgtttttttctttttttgcccTTTCAATAACTTCCtacattcatttttcatattttctttgCTTTTGCCCTAAAAAGTGACTTCAGGTGAATCATTCTTATTTTGGACTGTATTGTTTCATAACAGCACATAAAAGCCAATGGTTATACTAGCTGCTATATTGTTTATAGAAGCAAATGAGACCCATTTTACCTCATCTGCTTCCAAAAAacacagtttgtgtgtgtgcgtgtgtgtgtccagTATAAAAAGCTATGAAAAAAATTAGAGTTGTGTTTGTTTCTTGTCCtctgtgttgtttgttttgtttggctgTGACTCAGAGGACTTAGAAATGGACTGCTGATGGGGGCGCCGACTCTGGAGGGGACACAGGTCTAATTGAAGTGAACTCTATTTTGAAAAGCGCCTTCAGCCTAAGCCCGCCATTGAAAACATAGACACCTCTCTTTCTTAGAGTGGTGTGAAATCAACTGTTTTAACAAGACAGgcaagaagaaaagaaaacaacaattaaaaaaaaaacacacacaaaaactaaaTGTATCTTTAAGAGACTCAAagacaaaaaacacatttcaaatttagcatggccaaaaaaaaaagaccttttGGAGCCATAGGCCTGCTTGATTGCCTCTACAGTGTCTGCTGTGAATGCAAATAGGAGTCCAGGAGAGGGACAATCACGTGAACACTCGGGACACTACGGATGACAGATGGTCTGCCGTCACAGATGCTGTGGAGTACAGGAGAACTATGCCTCCTGTTCTAAGACACACTTTGTAAAAATAAGGAGAACTGTATCATCACAATCTGCAAATGGAAATATTAATCAGTACTATGACACTGACAtcattaatgacatttttgatTACAACAGGGTTCCTGAATCTCTGAAGAACCTCTCTTCAGaatgcaattattatttttattattattatgatttgattgtttttctttggttgtttttttgttttgtttacacatttatttggTATGTCCGTAGGGCACCATTTTCTGACTAAACTGCACAATCCAGTCTCCTCTCGtccctccctttctctctcttctgtgTCTCTCCATCCTAGTGATTTGATGGTTTAACGAGTCgttctcaaaaacacaagaaaaaaacatttataaagatATTAAAATCTATATCTTCTTatgttaaatgtgtttgtttgcatttaCTTTGCTTGTGTGTTTATAGATATCGAGAAGATGCTTTCTTACATATTTCCACCCCTCCTTTccttaaatattcatttaaaattggGTTCTTTGATAACCCTAGTGAAAAAtgaatatactaaaatgtatttgaaatacatttatttcatgctaagtagcCTACAAATGCAATACAGTATATCAGTTTtgtataccaaaagtacaattgcagggtattcttattaagtattttattaattctggaacaactaattttgtacttgaTGCAATTTAATTGTGCAGACGTAgggctgaagtccaactaaaaatatactgaagtatatatgattgtgctaaagtggaactattgtaagtatacttcaggtacactttaaatatattgcatttaaataccaATATTATTCAAAGTTCCTCATcagtagtgacattaaaacactatttttgctcgatattaagaaattaagaaagtagtactccaaataaagttgaattataatttttatatcagtaagtctcgagcGATATATCAGTATGTTAATAAATTTGAACTATATacttattatgaaataaatgtattttaaatatattacttttttagtaAGGAAGTActtattcttttttaaatatctaaaatcaTTCAATTACCCTAAAAGCTAGATTTAACTTAggacattttcagaaaatatatttaagttaatttttcttAACTCTTAACAATTACCGCTACTACAATACAATTCCAAAGTTGgtttgaattaaatttaaacatttaaattaaaatttgaattgaattaaaatgatcttGTTTTTAGGATGTTTAGatgtttttactggaaaacaagacaatgaTACTGATTATCCCACACACTGTCCCACATATCCATGTTTGCTCTACTTTACAATCTGTCTCTCTGGATCCCACTCTGACTACACACCACAGCTCCTCTGGATCTGATTTGAATTTACCTCTATCCATGTGTATATctgcagacaaacacacacacataaccaGAATCTATCATGAGTCATCATACACTAATATATGTGCTTGATTACATGGAGAGCTCAGGAACATCACCACCCACAAACACTATTAATTTAACTGATTAAAGCAATTTCACTTCACAAGTGCTGCACAgcctcactgtgtgtgtgtgtatatgtgtgaagAAGTCTATTTAATCAGTGAAACATGCAAAAACTCATACAACTAACCCTCTATAAATCATCTCTGAAGCATTGCGTATTTATGAATGTGTCACTGCAAATCTGGAGATATTCAAGGTTatcattatgatttttaatcggACTTTACAGCATAAATCCCATTTCCTCTCCCTCTATCCTATCCACCCACCGTGATGGAAATCGATTCCCGTGTTAGAgtgtaaattactttttttttttttttaatt
It encodes:
- the rtn4rl1b gene encoding reticulon-4 receptor-like 1b isoform X1: MSTHGQERPELEAYVSWGGWRAVHDPHLHGISWQGLEKDGLSISDCCGLEFLLVLCGLELSWSCPRHCICYMAPSTVSCQAHNFLSVPEGIPPHSERIFLQNNKIHRLLRGHFSLTTVTLWIYSNNITYIEPTTFHGFTLLEELDLGDNRHLRSLSAETFHGLGRLHALHLYRCGLSALPNNIFQGLRNLQYLYLQDNHLEYLQDDLFGDLHNLSHLFLHGNRLWSLHQNTFRGLGALDRLLLHHNQLQWVDRLAFHDLRRLTTLYLFNNSLTELAGECLTQLPALEYLRLNDNPWECDCKALSLWDWLKKFRGSTSSVGCMAPAELAGKDLKQLKKEDFPNCSGSESLHQSKTKTWAGTDKVSLKQEPHPAQPPQTHPHHPQLNEQYPSPPSPLPQPPPAINGVHAGSGGSPGIVPAQRPGRSRNCTRQRVRGSKGKGPNEVHTLKEMADKEYSSPDFTGKYDETSSDGSNTRRKHKCTPRTSVRPPSGVQQATNWGHSHHTHFFLSSILGLLVIILR
- the rtn4rl1b gene encoding reticulon-4 receptor-like 1b isoform X3 produces the protein MAPSTVSCQAHNFLSVPEGIPPHSERIFLQNNKIHRLLRGHFSLTTVTLWIYSNNITYIEPTTFHGFTLLEELDLGDNRHLRSLSAETFHGLGRLHALHLYRCGLSALPNNIFQGLRNLQYLYLQDNHLEYLQDDLFGDLHNLSHLFLHGNRLWSLHQNTFRGLGALDRLLLHHNQLQWVDRLAFHDLRRLTTLYLFNNSLTELAGECLTQLPALEYLRLNDNPWECDCKALSLWDWLKKFRGSTSSVGCMAPAELAGKDLKQLKKEDFPNCSGSESLHQSKTKTWAGTDKVSLKQEPHPAQPPQTHPHHPQLNEQYPSPPSPLPQPPPAINGVHAGSGGSPGIVPAQRPGRSRNCTRQRVRGSKGKGPNEVHTLKEMADKEYSSPDFTGKYDETSSDGSNTRRKHKCTPRTSVRPPSGVQQATNWGHSHHTHFFLSSILGLLVIILR
- the rtn4rl1b gene encoding reticulon-4 receptor-like 1b isoform X2, which gives rise to MFKRGCGLEFLLVLCGLELSWSCPRHCICYMAPSTVSCQAHNFLSVPEGIPPHSERIFLQNNKIHRLLRGHFSLTTVTLWIYSNNITYIEPTTFHGFTLLEELDLGDNRHLRSLSAETFHGLGRLHALHLYRCGLSALPNNIFQGLRNLQYLYLQDNHLEYLQDDLFGDLHNLSHLFLHGNRLWSLHQNTFRGLGALDRLLLHHNQLQWVDRLAFHDLRRLTTLYLFNNSLTELAGECLTQLPALEYLRLNDNPWECDCKALSLWDWLKKFRGSTSSVGCMAPAELAGKDLKQLKKEDFPNCSGSESLHQSKTKTWAGTDKVSLKQEPHPAQPPQTHPHHPQLNEQYPSPPSPLPQPPPAINGVHAGSGGSPGIVPAQRPGRSRNCTRQRVRGSKGKGPNEVHTLKEMADKEYSSPDFTGKYDETSSDGSNTRRKHKCTPRTSVRPPSGVQQATNWGHSHHTHFFLSSILGLLVIILR